From Methanoculleus oceani, a single genomic window includes:
- a CDS encoding CapA family protein, translating into MTSVRLRAVGDVLLWIRNDKKPFALIQHELRQKDLLFGNLETVLSESGTESRKRWVNTTPPEAGEHLKDAGFDILSVANNHTLDMGREGFEKTLEGLETRGIAYIGGARGDDPPGGLVVERNGIRLGFLGYTSGRFRSPPGVTVSKLKRKAIINDIRALKDRCDHIVVSLHWGIENTYYPSPGQVRLARALIDAGAALVLGHHSHTIQGLERYNNGLIAYSLGNFQFDTEIFKEQINSTMILSVDFDRHGIRDYAVTPCVINSDFQPEVAEGRTRELVQHWIGKCSDRVQNGEVNRQWWFEQIGEDYLTYNLESYRYRIRQHGLAPLVECGVWLLTPFCLNCYAGLIRRRLRQRHAGGQA; encoded by the coding sequence ATGACATCGGTGCGGCTGCGGGCCGTCGGAGACGTGCTGCTCTGGATCAGGAACGACAAAAAGCCGTTTGCCCTGATACAGCACGAGCTCAGGCAGAAAGACCTGCTCTTCGGGAACCTGGAGACGGTCCTCTCCGAGAGCGGCACGGAGAGCAGGAAACGCTGGGTCAACACGACCCCGCCGGAAGCGGGCGAGCATCTCAAGGACGCAGGGTTCGACATTCTCAGCGTGGCGAACAACCACACGCTCGATATGGGCCGGGAGGGGTTCGAGAAGACCCTTGAGGGTCTCGAGACCCGTGGTATCGCCTACATCGGAGGGGCACGGGGCGACGACCCCCCCGGGGGGCTGGTCGTCGAGCGAAACGGGATCCGGCTCGGCTTCCTCGGTTACACGAGCGGGAGGTTCCGGTCGCCGCCGGGAGTTACGGTATCCAAACTGAAGAGAAAGGCCATCATCAATGACATCAGGGCACTGAAGGACCGGTGCGACCACATCGTCGTCTCCCTGCACTGGGGGATCGAGAACACCTACTATCCATCCCCGGGCCAGGTCAGACTCGCCCGTGCCCTCATCGATGCCGGGGCGGCCCTGGTTCTCGGGCACCACTCGCACACCATCCAGGGGCTGGAACGGTATAACAACGGCCTGATCGCCTACTCCCTCGGGAACTTCCAGTTCGACACCGAGATCTTCAAGGAGCAGATCAACAGCACCATGATCCTCTCGGTGGACTTCGACCGGCACGGCATCCGGGACTACGCCGTCACCCCCTGTGTCATTAACAGCGACTTCCAGCCGGAGGTGGCGGAGGGGCGGACACGGGAACTGGTGCAGCACTGGATCGGGAAGTGCTCGGATCGGGTTCAGAACGGTGAAGTCAACCGGCAGTGGTGGTTCGAGCAGATCGGCGAGGATTACCTGACATACAACCTGGAGAGTTACCGCTACCGGATCCGGCAGCACGGGCTCGCGCCCCTGGTCGAGTGCGGGGTCTGGCTGTTGACACCGTTCTGCTTAAACTGCTATGCGGGTCTGATCAGGAGACGGCTGAGGCAACGACATGCAGGAGGACAGGCATGA